A single genomic interval of Chitinophaga sp. 180180018-3 harbors:
- a CDS encoding FecR domain-containing protein — translation MTREEITILTEKVVSGTATDAELIQYNQLFNAFMQQNTWDETVFGDKASIEATIRQRLQPMLERGKVRPMRVWYKRTAAAAALVLLMSIGYFFYKHSTTEKLLPQSERFRNDIKAPTGNHAMLTLSNGRQILLDSAGSGTLAVQGQVSVSKGANGQIVYHGVGSTSSLNTIQLPAGSQPLSIVLADGTKVWLDAGSSLTYPTTFNGNNRTVTVAGQAYFEVAANSNQPFSVKAGNSSVDVLGTAFNLRIFQDEGKLKVTLVGGAVKVNTPAASQLLRPGEQAILEHNGKLQIDTNADLEEALAWKEGMFYFDGADISTIMSELQRYYNVEVIYQADVKDLFIAKIPRDVPVSQLLSLLEMTNLVHFKIDGRRITVIK, via the coding sequence ATGACGAGGGAAGAAATAACGATACTAACAGAAAAAGTTGTATCCGGAACCGCCACAGACGCGGAATTGATACAATACAACCAGTTATTCAACGCATTCATGCAACAGAATACCTGGGATGAAACGGTATTCGGGGATAAAGCATCAATAGAGGCTACTATCCGTCAGCGGCTCCAGCCGATGCTGGAACGCGGGAAGGTGCGGCCGATGAGGGTATGGTACAAACGAACCGCTGCCGCTGCTGCGCTGGTGCTGTTAATGAGTATTGGTTATTTCTTTTATAAGCACAGCACTACCGAAAAACTATTACCGCAATCCGAGCGATTCCGCAATGATATCAAAGCGCCCACGGGTAATCATGCCATGCTGACCCTCAGCAACGGCAGGCAAATATTGCTGGACAGCGCCGGCAGCGGCACGCTCGCCGTACAGGGCCAGGTAAGCGTTTCGAAAGGCGCCAACGGGCAGATCGTTTACCACGGCGTTGGTAGTACCAGCAGTCTTAATACCATCCAGCTGCCTGCCGGCAGCCAACCACTGTCGATCGTACTGGCCGATGGTACGAAGGTTTGGCTCGATGCGGGTTCGTCTCTTACCTATCCTACAACGTTCAATGGCAACAACCGCACCGTCACCGTAGCAGGACAGGCATATTTCGAAGTAGCTGCCAACAGCAATCAGCCCTTCAGTGTAAAGGCGGGCAACAGCTCGGTGGATGTATTGGGCACGGCTTTCAACCTGCGGATCTTTCAGGACGAAGGTAAGCTGAAAGTTACCCTGGTAGGCGGTGCGGTGAAAGTTAATACACCGGCTGCATCGCAGTTGCTGCGTCCTGGCGAACAGGCCATACTGGAGCACAACGGTAAATTGCAAATAGATACGAATGCAGATCTGGAAGAAGCACTGGCCTGGAAAGAAGGAATGTTTTATTTCGATGGCGCGGATATCAGCACCATTATGTCGGAGTTGCAACGATACTATAATGTAGAAGTGATCTACCAGGCAGATGTTAAAGACCTGTTTATAGCTAAGATCCCGAGAGATGTACCGGTATCTCAGTTATTGAGTTTGCTGGAGATGACCAATCTCGTACACTTTAAAATTGACGGACGGAGAATTACCGTGATCAAATAA
- a CDS encoding AraC family transcriptional regulator produces MLSEYKIYIKGMVCDRCILSIREVMKELNLPITHVSLGEVTTVSALTMPDMEALKKKLEPLGFTLLEDRKTALVRELKGLVEEVYSGDYDFPADFRFSDLVVNRFNKDYKVVSNVFSSVEGITLEKYMIEYRIEKIKELLVYSDDTLSDIAFRLGFSSVAHLSRQFKARTGLNTSHFKEIRQSRKSLSGHQPS; encoded by the coding sequence ATGCTAAGTGAATATAAAATCTATATCAAAGGAATGGTATGCGACAGGTGTATCCTGAGCATTCGGGAAGTGATGAAAGAATTGAATTTACCCATTACCCATGTGAGCCTGGGGGAAGTTACCACGGTTTCTGCCCTGACAATGCCTGATATGGAGGCACTGAAGAAAAAATTAGAACCCCTGGGTTTTACTTTATTGGAAGACAGGAAAACCGCCCTGGTCCGGGAACTGAAAGGACTGGTGGAAGAAGTTTATTCCGGTGATTATGATTTCCCTGCTGATTTTCGTTTTTCTGACCTGGTAGTCAACAGGTTTAACAAGGACTATAAAGTAGTCAGTAATGTGTTCTCTTCCGTAGAAGGCATAACGCTGGAGAAATATATGATCGAATACCGTATCGAAAAGATAAAGGAACTGCTGGTTTATTCAGATGATACCCTGTCCGATATCGCATTCAGGCTGGGATTCAGCAGCGTGGCACATCTTTCCCGCCAATTCAAAGCCCGGACAGGGTTAAATACTTCTCATTTTAAAGAGATCCGCCAGTCGAGAAAATCTCTCTCCGGCCACCAACCTTCGTGA
- a CDS encoding heavy-metal-associated domain-containing protein codes for METVQFKTNIKCSGCVAAVTPALDNLAGQDNWEVDLQSPDKILTVAVDKAGKDEIKQAIEKAGYKAEERN; via the coding sequence ATGGAAACAGTACAATTCAAGACCAATATCAAATGTTCAGGTTGCGTTGCAGCCGTTACACCCGCACTGGATAATCTGGCCGGACAGGATAACTGGGAAGTAGACCTGCAGAGCCCCGATAAAATACTTACAGTAGCTGTAGATAAGGCTGGTAAAGACGAAATCAAACAGGCGATAGAAAAGGCTGGGTATAAAGCGGAAGAAAGGAATTAA
- a CDS encoding methylated-DNA--[protein]-cysteine S-methyltransferase translates to MEAQHELDYKRVAEAITFFRENFKSQPSLEEVAGHVHLSPFHFQRMFQQWAGVTPKQFLQYISLEHAKEILKTTHASLFDTAFETGLSGTGRLHDLFVKIEGMTPGEYKNGGASLHINYSFADSPFGTLIVASTEKGICHMAFADKGNDAALADLRAMFPNAQYTQIVDRVQQNALFVFNQDWSKLNEIRLHLKGTDFQIKVWETLLSVPAGGLTTYATLADKAGHKGASRAVGTAVGNNPVAFLIPCHRVIRASGEIGEYHWGSTRKNAIIGWEAARAEL, encoded by the coding sequence ATGGAAGCACAACATGAATTAGATTATAAGAGGGTGGCAGAAGCCATTACTTTTTTCAGGGAAAACTTCAAATCACAGCCCAGTCTTGAAGAAGTGGCAGGGCATGTACACCTGAGCCCTTTTCACTTTCAGCGGATGTTCCAGCAATGGGCAGGCGTAACGCCTAAACAGTTCCTGCAATACATCAGCCTGGAGCATGCCAAGGAAATACTGAAAACTACCCATGCTTCGCTGTTCGATACGGCATTTGAAACAGGATTATCCGGTACCGGCCGGTTGCATGATCTGTTTGTTAAAATTGAAGGGATGACGCCCGGTGAGTACAAGAATGGCGGCGCTTCGCTGCATATCAATTACTCTTTCGCGGATAGTCCGTTCGGAACGCTGATCGTAGCATCCACTGAAAAAGGGATCTGCCATATGGCCTTTGCTGATAAAGGTAACGACGCGGCACTGGCAGATTTGAGGGCGATGTTCCCCAATGCACAATACACCCAGATCGTAGACAGGGTGCAGCAGAACGCTTTGTTTGTATTCAACCAGGACTGGAGTAAACTCAACGAGATCAGGCTGCATTTGAAGGGAACAGATTTCCAGATCAAAGTTTGGGAAACCCTGCTTTCCGTGCCGGCAGGAGGACTCACCACCTATGCCACACTTGCGGATAAAGCCGGCCATAAGGGCGCATCGAGAGCAGTGGGTACAGCGGTGGGGAATAATCCGGTGGCGTTCCTGATTCCTTGTCACAGAGTGATCCGGGCCAGCGGTGAGATAGGAGAGTATCATTGGGGAAGCACCCGTAAAAACGCGATCATAGGCTGGGAGGCAGCCCGTGCGGAGTTATGA
- a CDS encoding 2OG-Fe(II) oxygenase, with amino-acid sequence MLSITERLKKQDWHSITATLSENGFVTVKQVLTPAECQALINDYNASDTYRKTISMERYRFGAGEYKYYSYPLPPVITSLRETVYPYIAPVANKWMEVLDMDTRFPLTHEAMKQRCQEHQQMKPTVLILKYAAGGFNTLHQDLYGEVYFPMQMVFMLNEPGDDYTGGEFVITEQIPRAQSKANVLTPGRGDMVIFTTNFRPVKGSRGYYRVNMKHGVSPLHSGQRHSLGIIFHDALT; translated from the coding sequence ATGTTATCAATTACAGAACGACTGAAAAAACAAGACTGGCACAGCATTACCGCCACGCTTTCGGAAAATGGATTTGTGACCGTAAAACAGGTGCTGACACCCGCGGAATGCCAGGCCCTGATCAATGATTACAATGCCAGTGATACTTACCGGAAAACGATCAGCATGGAGCGATATCGCTTCGGGGCGGGAGAGTATAAATATTACAGCTATCCATTGCCGCCGGTGATCACTTCCCTCCGGGAAACCGTCTATCCCTACATTGCCCCCGTAGCCAATAAATGGATGGAAGTGCTCGATATGGATACACGTTTCCCGCTTACGCACGAAGCAATGAAGCAACGCTGCCAGGAACATCAGCAGATGAAACCTACCGTTCTCATCCTGAAATACGCAGCCGGCGGTTTCAATACCCTGCACCAGGATCTTTATGGGGAAGTATATTTTCCCATGCAGATGGTTTTTATGTTGAATGAACCGGGAGATGATTATACCGGTGGTGAATTCGTGATTACCGAGCAAATACCACGTGCCCAGTCGAAAGCAAATGTACTCACACCCGGCCGGGGAGATATGGTGATATTTACCACTAATTTCCGCCCGGTAAAAGGCAGCAGGGGATATTACCGCGTGAATATGAAACATGGTGTAAGTCCGTTGCACAGCGGCCAGCGGCATAGCCTGGGCATCATCTTCCACGATGCACTCACCTGA
- a CDS encoding RNA polymerase sigma-70 factor, translating into MIRDNSYSDLELISMLKKGDVNAFDLLYSRHWSGMYQAAYFLLRDQDASMDIVQDIFVWLWEKRQQLDIHAVPAYLRSAVRFKVANYIQSGKIREDFYAELADITLPAAPGPQDLLELNDLKVIIQQVISQLPEKCREIFLLSRDNRLTNQQIADLLNISIKTVEAQKTIALKRIRAAVDPHLLAMLLLPVVAHCH; encoded by the coding sequence TTGATAAGGGATAACTCTTATAGTGACCTGGAACTGATAAGCATGTTGAAGAAGGGTGATGTGAACGCTTTTGATCTGCTCTACTCCCGCCACTGGTCTGGTATGTACCAGGCGGCTTATTTTCTTTTAAGGGACCAGGACGCCAGCATGGATATTGTACAGGACATTTTTGTATGGCTTTGGGAGAAGCGCCAGCAGCTGGATATACACGCTGTGCCCGCTTATTTACGCAGTGCAGTCAGGTTTAAAGTAGCCAATTATATTCAATCCGGGAAAATCCGGGAAGATTTTTATGCGGAACTTGCGGATATCACTTTACCGGCAGCGCCGGGCCCGCAGGACCTGCTGGAACTGAATGACCTGAAGGTGATTATCCAACAGGTGATCAGCCAATTGCCTGAAAAATGCCGGGAGATTTTTCTCCTCAGCAGGGATAACAGGCTTACTAATCAGCAAATCGCCGACTTACTCAACATCTCCATTAAAACCGTGGAAGCGCAGAAAACCATTGCGCTGAAACGGATACGCGCGGCTGTAGATCCTCATCTGCTGGCCATGTTACTACTTCCTGTTGTTGCCCACTGTCATTGA
- a CDS encoding ferredoxin--NADP reductase: MTDTYIWTTAAINRETPDAVTVFFDTHGAAFEYSSGQFINITLRINGEPVTRSYSLSSVMEEGGRPAITVKKVPGGLMSSHIVDNGAAISEWQVSGPHGRFILPDNIRPTDHLVLLAGGSGITPLYAIARSFQHRFPDAAVTLLYSSRSGNDIIFRDSLNAWASRKPGKVNIHHALSQHAGDAPPSFIRGRINKLVARKLIKAAVPDPPTAVHYFICGPAELMKMHQEMLLAMQVPEEQIYLEWFEADKAGNDMAPVLPDKPQEVLLHFYEQTNLLEVDPGESILAAALNDRIPLPFSCRTGTCGACVARLTSGKVTMATNYALRKMDLDNGLILLCQSYPLTGDVTIEID; this comes from the coding sequence ATGACAGATACATACATATGGACAACTGCTGCCATCAACAGGGAAACTCCGGATGCAGTGACCGTGTTTTTTGATACCCACGGAGCTGCATTTGAATACAGCAGCGGGCAGTTTATTAACATCACCCTGCGGATCAATGGAGAGCCGGTAACGCGCTCCTACTCCCTGAGCTCCGTGATGGAAGAGGGCGGGCGCCCGGCTATCACCGTGAAAAAAGTACCCGGTGGATTGATGAGCAGTCATATTGTAGATAACGGCGCGGCTATCAGCGAATGGCAGGTTAGTGGTCCTCATGGCAGGTTTATACTGCCCGATAACATCCGGCCAACCGATCACCTGGTGTTATTGGCCGGAGGCAGCGGTATTACCCCGTTGTACGCTATTGCCCGGTCGTTTCAACATCGGTTCCCCGATGCTGCTGTTACCCTGCTTTACTCCAGCCGCTCCGGCAACGATATTATTTTCCGGGATTCGCTGAACGCCTGGGCCAGCCGCAAACCGGGGAAAGTGAATATACACCACGCCCTTTCGCAGCATGCCGGTGATGCACCTCCTTCTTTCATTCGTGGCAGGATAAACAAGCTGGTGGCCCGTAAGCTGATCAAAGCGGCTGTACCCGATCCCCCGACTGCCGTGCATTACTTCATTTGCGGCCCGGCCGAACTGATGAAGATGCACCAGGAGATGCTCCTGGCCATGCAGGTGCCGGAAGAACAGATCTATCTCGAATGGTTCGAAGCCGACAAGGCCGGCAATGATATGGCTCCGGTGCTTCCGGACAAGCCACAGGAAGTGCTGCTGCATTTCTACGAACAAACTAACCTGCTGGAAGTAGATCCCGGTGAAAGTATACTGGCAGCCGCTCTTAACGACAGGATACCATTACCCTTTTCCTGCCGTACTGGTACCTGCGGCGCGTGCGTGGCCCGCCTTACCTCCGGGAAAGTAACGATGGCAACCAATTACGCTCTCCGGAAAATGGATCTCGACAATGGCCTGATCCTACTTTGCCAGAGCTATCCACTCACCGGTGATGTGACCATAGAAATCGACTAA
- a CDS encoding methylated-DNA--[protein]-cysteine S-methyltransferase, producing the protein MFLSHSHTPILPAQILERMTATSTFLEAGKETHNGFIIESLTPDEFRKAGLRIYYANYPTRFGRMMIATTPKGICCIAPVSNEPDAGEDELKQRFPGAFPEPAEHPHHQLALRALEEPDGHKLPVPFHLKATAFQLAVWKTLLQIPMGGLLSYAALTGESRNARAAGTAVGDNPIFFLIPCHRAVRTNGTFGPYFWGPEWKRALITWESQQEPG; encoded by the coding sequence ATGTTTCTTTCCCACAGCCATACCCCCATCCTTCCGGCTCAGATCCTTGAAAGGATGACAGCTACTTCAACATTCCTGGAGGCGGGTAAAGAAACCCACAACGGATTTATCATCGAATCACTGACGCCGGATGAATTCAGAAAGGCAGGCCTCCGGATTTATTATGCAAATTACCCTACCCGGTTTGGGCGGATGATGATCGCCACTACTCCTAAGGGCATCTGTTGCATTGCCCCGGTAAGCAATGAGCCCGATGCTGGTGAAGACGAGTTGAAGCAGCGCTTTCCCGGTGCTTTCCCTGAGCCGGCGGAACATCCGCATCACCAGTTGGCACTTCGTGCACTGGAAGAACCGGACGGGCACAAATTACCGGTGCCGTTTCATCTGAAAGCGACAGCCTTTCAGCTGGCTGTGTGGAAAACCCTGCTGCAGATACCAATGGGCGGGCTGCTATCTTATGCGGCACTGACGGGCGAGAGCCGGAACGCCCGGGCAGCTGGTACTGCCGTGGGCGATAATCCGATTTTTTTCCTGATTCCCTGCCATCGTGCGGTGAGAACTAACGGCACTTTCGGCCCGTATTTCTGGGGGCCGGAATGGAAACGCGCATTGATTACCTGGGAAAGCCAGCAAGAACCGGGTTGA